The region AGAGCGTTATCTCCATGAACCCTGAAACACTCAAGCGGGTAAAGGAGAAGACGACGCCCAAAGGCGATGTGCTTGAATTGGCGCGAACCGCCGGCGTTCTGGCCGCCAAAAAAACACCGGAGCTGATCCCCTACTGCCATCCCCTGCCGTTGGACGGCGTGAAGGTCGATTTTGAATTTTTGGAAAATGGCATTCGCGTTAAAGCGCTGGTGAAGACCATCTGGAAAACCGGCGTTGAAATGGAGGCGCTCACCGCCGCCGCCATTGCGGCGCTCACGATCTACGACATGTGCAAACCGATCGACAAAGAGATGGAAATCATCATGACGCGGCTGACTGAAAAAAGCGGCGGCAAATCGGATTTCAAAGAAAAGATCCCCAAAGATCTGCGGGCCGCCGTCATTGTCACCTCGGACGGCACCGCCAAAGGGGTTCGGGAGGACAAATCGGGCAAAATCATCCGCGAGAGGCTTGCGTCGCTGGGAATCGAGAATATCGAATATGTCGTTCTGCCGGATGAAAAGGAGCAGATCAAAAAAGAACTGCTCGCGCTCTCGGAAAAAGGATTTCGCCTCATTGTCACCACCGGCGGCACCGGCCTGGGTCCACGGGACCTGACGGTGGAGGCAACGCGCGAAGTGATTGACCGGGAAGTCACCGGTGTGGCTGAAGCCATGCGGCAGTTTGGACAGAAAAGAACCCCCTACGCCATGCTCTCACGCGGCCTTGTCGGCCTGAAAGGCCCCACGCTGATCATCAATCTCCCCGGTTCATCCCGCGGCACTTTAGAATCGCTCGACGCAATTTTCCCCGCCGTTTTGCACAGCTACAAGATGATGGGGGGAGGAGGACATTGAATGTGCGTAAGTGCGTATGTGCTTACGTGCGTACGTTAAAAACGTAAGAACTTTATATGGAAAGCACGATTTACCTCATGATTCCGCTTTTTTTTCTGACCGCACTGATCTATTCCAGTGTCGGTTTCGGCGGCGGGTCAACCTATCTGGCCCTGTTGGTGCTTTTTGCCTTTCCCTTTGAACAGATCCCGAGGATCGCGCTGATTTGCAATCTCGTGGTCGTATCGGGGGGGCTTTGTCATTATATAAAGAACCGCCAGTTGTCTTTTAAGGCCGTCATCCCTTTTGCCGCGGCGTCGGTGCCTATGGCGTATGTCGGGGGAATGCTTCCCGTCGGCAAGACTCTTTTTCTCATCCTTCTCGGCATTTCGCTTATGTGCGCGGGGTTGCGGCTTCTTTTTGTAAAACGGTTCGATCGTTCGACAGTTCGATCGTTCGATGGTTCTGATCCCAACTATCGCACTGTCGCACTATCGCACCATCGAACCATTACCCTTCCCCTCGGCGCCGCTCTCGGCTTCCTCTCCGGCCTGACCGGACTCGGCGGCGGTATTTTTCTGGCGCCAATTCTCTATTTTCTCCGATGGGGCGACGCCCGGCAGATTGCCGCCATGTCCTGTTTTTTCATCTTTGTTAATTCACTGGCGGGATTGATCGGCCAGTTCAGCAAGAATGTAGGGGCTCAATTTATTGAGCCCGCGGGCTTGATGGTTCCTCTTGTCATTGCCGTCTTTCTCGGAGGACAAATCGGCACCCGTTTGAGTCTCGGAAAATTGGCGCCCGTTCATCTCCAGCGTATCACCGCCATTCTGATCCTCTCCGTGGCGGCCAAAATCTTTTGGGGATTTTTATGATTTCGTTCGAAGAAGCCAAAAAATTGCTGGGGGAACGGCTCCGACAACTCCCCGCCACGGACGGCCAGACGATCCCGCTGTCCGAAGCGCTCGGACGGGTCACCGCCGAACCGATTTTGGCTCCCATTTCAGTTCCACTTTTCGACAACTCGGCCATGGACGGGTTTGCCCTCCGGTCGGCCGACACCATCAATGCATCACCAGATAAGCCTCTCACGCTGACTCTTGCGGGTGAAACAAAGGCGGGCGATCCCCCGATCGATCTCCATTCACCGCAAGCCGCGATTCGCATCATGACCGGCGCCCCGATCCCTCTTCACGCCAACGCGGTGATTAAAAAAGAGGAGACGGCGGAAAATGCCGGCACCATTCAAATCGTGCGAGCGGTGGAGCCGGGAGAAAATATCCGGAAAAAAGGGGAGGATTTTAAAACCGGAGACAAAGCGACGCCGGCCGGCACAAAAATAACGCCGGGAGTGGCCGGACTCTTCGCCTCCCTCGGCATCCACAACGTGGCGGTAAAACCAAGACCGCGCGTGTCGATTATTGCCACGGGCCATGAGCTTGTTTCTTCCATTGAGGCATTGAAGCCCGGAAAAATTCTGGAGTCCAACTCCGTCATGCTGAAAGCCGCCCTTGCCGAAATCGGCATTTCCCCCAATCGAAACGCCGTCATTGAAGACGACCCAACACTCATTCACGGCCGATTGGTTGCGGCCTTGGAAGATTCCGACATCATCATCGTCACCGGCGGCGTTTCGGTCGGCGATTATGACCACACCCGAACGGTTCTCAATGAGCTGGGGGTCATCCAACTTTTCTGGAAGGTGGCGCAAAAGCCGGGCAAACCTCTTTTTGTCGGAACTCTCGGCGAGAAACTTGTCTTTGGCCTTCCGGGAAACCCGTATGCCGTTTTCGTCTGCTTCTATCTTTACATCCGTCCCGCCCTGTTGACGCTCATGGGCGACCCGCGCCCCGAACTCAAACGGGGCCAACTGAAATTATCCCGCAAGTTCCTCAAGAAGGATGCAAGGACCCATTTCTTGAAGGGAAAGACAGTCGAAAAAAACGGTGAGAGTCTTGCGGAGCCGCTGAAAGGCCAGGGCTCTCACCTGCTTGGGGCGATGGCAGAGGCGGATATTCTGATTTGCGTGCCGGCGGATGCGACGGAGATGAAAGAAGGAGACGAGGTTGAAGTCTTCTATCTGCCATAAAGGACAAGCGATGAAAATTACCATCCGCTATTTTGCCCAGTTGAAGGACAGATTCGGAAAAGAATCCGATGTCCTTGAGTTTCAACGTCTGCCGCAGGTGGCCGATATTTTCACGCGATTATTCCCGGAGGAATCTGAACGGGAAAAGATGCAATCGTTTTTGCGCGTGGCCGTAAATGAAGAATACGCGTCAAAGGAGGCATTGCTTCACGAGGGAGACGAGGTGGTTTTTATCCCCCCCGTGGCGGGAGGGTAAAAAAACAGTGCGTGAGTGCGTAAGTGCGTAAGTGCGTAGGTGCGTATGTCACAAATGAGAAACAAAAACCAAATCACAGACAAGCCCATTC is a window of Deltaproteobacteria bacterium DNA encoding:
- a CDS encoding bifunctional molybdenum cofactor biosynthesis protein MoaC/MoaB, whose product is MFFTDDKIETLRIAVAESVISMNPETLKRVKEKTTPKGDVLELARTAGVLAAKKTPELIPYCHPLPLDGVKVDFEFLENGIRVKALVKTIWKTGVEMEALTAAAIAALTIYDMCKPIDKEMEIIMTRLTEKSGGKSDFKEKIPKDLRAAVIVTSDGTAKGVREDKSGKIIRERLASLGIENIEYVVLPDEKEQIKKELLALSEKGFRLIVTTGGTGLGPRDLTVEATREVIDREVTGVAEAMRQFGQKRTPYAMLSRGLVGLKGPTLIINLPGSSRGTLESLDAIFPAVLHSYKMMGGGGH
- a CDS encoding sulfite exporter TauE/SafE family protein, whose translation is MESTIYLMIPLFFLTALIYSSVGFGGGSTYLALLVLFAFPFEQIPRIALICNLVVVSGGLCHYIKNRQLSFKAVIPFAAASVPMAYVGGMLPVGKTLFLILLGISLMCAGLRLLFVKRFDRSTVRSFDGSDPNYRTVALSHHRTITLPLGAALGFLSGLTGLGGGIFLAPILYFLRWGDARQIAAMSCFFIFVNSLAGLIGQFSKNVGAQFIEPAGLMVPLVIAVFLGGQIGTRLSLGKLAPVHLQRITAILILSVAAKIFWGFL
- a CDS encoding molybdopterin molybdotransferase MoeA, whose amino-acid sequence is MISFEEAKKLLGERLRQLPATDGQTIPLSEALGRVTAEPILAPISVPLFDNSAMDGFALRSADTINASPDKPLTLTLAGETKAGDPPIDLHSPQAAIRIMTGAPIPLHANAVIKKEETAENAGTIQIVRAVEPGENIRKKGEDFKTGDKATPAGTKITPGVAGLFASLGIHNVAVKPRPRVSIIATGHELVSSIEALKPGKILESNSVMLKAALAEIGISPNRNAVIEDDPTLIHGRLVAALEDSDIIIVTGGVSVGDYDHTRTVLNELGVIQLFWKVAQKPGKPLFVGTLGEKLVFGLPGNPYAVFVCFYLYIRPALLTLMGDPRPELKRGQLKLSRKFLKKDARTHFLKGKTVEKNGESLAEPLKGQGSHLLGAMAEADILICVPADATEMKEGDEVEVFYLP
- a CDS encoding MoaD/ThiS family protein: MKITIRYFAQLKDRFGKESDVLEFQRLPQVADIFTRLFPEESEREKMQSFLRVAVNEEYASKEALLHEGDEVVFIPPVAGG